From the genome of Uranotaenia lowii strain MFRU-FL chromosome 1, ASM2978415v1, whole genome shotgun sequence, one region includes:
- the LOC129737848 gene encoding uncharacterized protein K02A2.6-like, which produces MKAECDAEVRTRLLAKIEDRNDVTLEQLSEDCQRLMCLKRDTALIEGTSGPPAVQFVERNYNRQQFSKSSPKKVKQNSEHKNIPPTPCWKCGAMHYTRECPYKDHKCSDCGNNGHREGYCLSENKRAKPYHKKQNKTFRANTVKVHEVQQKGKFVRAHLNGAEVQLQLDTGSDISVVSKRVWEKIGKPSTTPALGNASTASGAPLELLFKFQCDVNVNGQQRRGTFHVVDKSFNVFGIDLLDAFGLWSVPIFSFCSQRTKPFTSSESFEAAPRSKNSASSTSPQHIRTARLNHFETFERGEVRFQ; this is translated from the coding sequence ATGAAAGCGGAGTGTGATGCAGAGGTGCGTACTAGACTGTTGGCAAAAATCGAGGACCGGAACGACGTGACCCTGGAGCAGCTTTCTGAAGACTGCCAGCGGCTGATGTGTCTGAAGAGAGACACTGCTTTGATCGAGGGAACATCCGGACCACCAGCAGTGCAGTTCGTGGAGCGGAACTATAATCGGCAGCAATTTTCTAAAAGTTCTCCGAAAAAAGTGAAGCAAAATAGTGAACACAAAAACATTCCCCCAACCCCTTGTTGGAAGTGCGGCGCAATGCACTACACTCGTGAGTGCCCGTACAAGGACCACAAGTGTAGTGATTGTGGCAACAACGGACACCGTGAAGGTTATTGTTTATCCGAAAACAAAAGGGCAAAGCCCTATcacaagaaacaaaataaaacttttcggGCAAACACAGTGAAAGTGCATGAAGTGcaacaaaaaggaaaatttgttcgagctCATCTTAACGGTGCTGAAGTGCAACTGCAGTTGGACACTGGATCCGACATCAGTGTGGTATCGAAGCGTGTGTGGGAGAAAATCGGGAAGCCTTCCACCACCCCCGCACTAGGAAATGCATCTACGGCTTCTGGTGCCCCCCTCGAACTCCTTTTCAAGTTCCAGTGTGACGTCAACGTCAATGGCCAGCAGCGCCGTGGGACATTTCACGTGGTCGACAAATCGTTCAACGTGTTCGGAATTGATTTGCTTGACGCTTTTGGGCTCTGGTCTGTgccgattttttctttttgcagcCAGAGAACCAAACCATTCACATCGTCGGAGTCATTTGAGGCAGCACCACGTTCCAAAAATTCAGCATCCAGCACTTCACCACAGCACATTCGCACAGCAAGGCTGAACCATTTCGAGACATTCGAGAGGGGAGAAGTTCGGTTCCAATAA